From the Mangifera indica cultivar Alphonso chromosome 10, CATAS_Mindica_2.1, whole genome shotgun sequence genome, one window contains:
- the LOC123228115 gene encoding prolycopene isomerase, chloroplastic: MFSSHITRSQNHNFFSFEHGKALAFSDCKHSNLKLGYINAAQGAKFRLRKEKYNCLSGDMLHISTFDSYGKQKRNRDFVLMAKSALNVENMELEGNEVVSRETNKYDAIVIGSGIGGLVAATQLAVKGARVLVLEKYVIPGGSSGYYQRDGYTFDVGSSVMFGFSDKGNLNLITQALAAVGCEMEVIPDPTTVHFHLPNELSVRVHREYSDFIAELTSKFPHEKEGILSFYGECWKIFNALNSLELKSLEEPIYLFGQFFQKPLECLTLAYYLPQNAGHIARKYIKDPQLLSFIDAECFIVSTVNALQTPMINASMVLCDRHFGGINYPVGGVGGIAKSLANGLVDQGSEILYKAHVTGIVLEDGKAVGVRLSDGREFFAKTIISNATRWDTFGKLLKGEKLPKEEENFQKVYVKAPSFLSIHMGVKAEVLPPDTDCHHFVLEDCWTRLEEPYGSIFLSIPTVLDSSLAPEGRHILHIFTTSSIEDWQGMSQKDYDAKKELVADEIIGRLEKKLFPGLRKSIVFKEVGTPKTHRRYLARDKGTYGPMPRGTPKGLLGMPFNTTGIDNLYCVGDSCFPGQGVIAVAFSGVMCAHRVAADIGLEKKAPVLDAALLRLLSWLRTLA; the protein is encoded by the exons ATGTTTAGCAGCCACATAACCAGAAGCCAAAACcacaatttcttctcttttgaaCATGGTAAAGCTTTAGCTTTCAGTGATTGCAAGCACAGTAACTTGAAGCTAGGTTATATTAATGCTGCACAGGGGGCAAAATTCAGACTCAGAAAGGAAAAATACAATTGTTTATCTGGGGATATGTTACATATATCAACTTTCGATAGTTATGGGAAACAAAAGAGGAATAGGGACTTTGTTTTGATGGCGAAATCAGCTTTGAATGTAGAGAATATGGAGTTGGAGGGAAATGAGGTAGTAAGTAGGGAAACAAATAAGTATGATGCAATTGTTATAGGGTCAGGAATTGGAGGCTTGGTTGCAGCCACGCAGCTGGCAGTTAAAGGAGCTAGGGTTTTGGTGTTGGAGAAGTATGTGATTCCTGGTGGAAGTTCGGGTTATTACCAGAGAGATGGGTATACTTTTGATGTTGGATCTTCTGTGATGTTTGGTTTCAGTGATAAG GGCAACCTAAATTTGATAACCCAAGCTCTAGCTGCGGTTGGCTGTGAGATGGAGGTTATACCTGATCCAACTACAGTCCATTTCCATCTACCCAATGAGCTTTCTGTACGAGTGCATAGGGAATACAGTGATTTTATTGCAGAGCTCACCAGTAAATTTCCTCATGAAAAGGAAGGAATTCTCTCATTCTATGGAGAATGTTGGAAG ATCTTCAATGCCTTGAATTCATTGGAACTAAAGTCACTTGAAGAGCCAATCTACCTTTTTGGGCAGTTCTTTCAAAAGCCTCTCGAATGCTTGACATTAG CCTATTATTTGCCCCAAAATGCTGGACATATAGCTCGGAAGTACATAAAAGATCCCCAGCTGTTGTCATTCATTGATGCAGAG TGTTTTATAGTGAGCACAGTAAATGCTTTGCAGACACCAATGATCAATGCTAGCATG GTTCTTTGTGACAGGCATTTTGGAGGGATTAACTACCCTGTTGGTGGTGTTGGTGGAATTGCAAAGTCCTTGGCAAATGGCCTGGTTGATCAGGGCAGTGAAATACTCTACAAGGCACATGTAACAGGCATTGTACTTGAGGATGGAAAGGCT GTAGGGGTGAGGCTATCAGATGGAAGGGAGTTTTTTGCCAAAACAATAATCTCCAATGCTACTAGATGGGATACATTTG GGAAGCTATTGAAAGGAGAAAAACTTccgaaggaagaagaaaattttcaaaaagtttatGTCAAggctccttcttttctttccattCACATGGGTGTTAAAGCTGAGGTTCTGCCACCCGATACAGATTGTCATCATTTTGTGCTTGAG GATTGCTGGACAAGATTAGAGGAACCTTATGGAAGTATATTTTTAAGCATACCAACTGTTCTTGATTCATCACTTGCTCCTGAGGGGCGCCATATCCTTCACATATTTACAACTTCTTCCATAGAAGATTGGCAG GGAATGTCTCAAAAGGACTATGATGCAAAGAAGGAACTTGTGGCAGATGAAATAATTGGCAGATTGGAGAAAAAATTGTTTCCTGGGCTTAGGAAGTCCATTGTTTTTAAGGAG GTTGGGACACCTAAAACACACAGGAGGTACCTGGCTCGAGATAAGGGTACCTATGGACCAATGCCTCGTGGAACTCCTAAGGGCTTATTAGGAATGCCATTTAATACAACT GGTATAGACAATCTTTACTGTGTTGGAGATAGTTGCTTTCCAGGACAAGGCGTTATAGCTGTTGCTTTTTCAGGAGTAATGTGTGCTCACCGAGTCGCAGCAGATATTG GGCTTGAGAAGAAGGCTCCTGTATTGGATGCTGCCCTTCTCAGATTACTTAGTTGGTTAAGGACATTGGCTTGA